AGGACGAACTCGCCAGCAGTCCGATCGCCAAGTTCGAATTCACGCGTCACACGCCACCATTCAAGACCATCGATCTGGAGATCCTGACTCCTGCCAACTCGCGGCGACAGGAAAGCGCGTCGATCTACGCCGACATCGACAACTTCACGCGCTACGTAGCCGACCGTGTGGATGATGACGAGGACGCCAAGGATGCCGTCCGGTGCCTGCATGTGTTGCGCGGCGAGCTGGACAGCGTGCTGCACGACGACTTCGCTGGGAAGAAGATCCGATTCATCGGCGACTGCATCCACGGCATCGTCGTCGAGGGCACCGCACAGACCACCGACGATGCCGAAACCGCCAAGAACGCCTTGCTCTGCGCGGCCGCCATGCGCAGCAGCTTCAAGCTGGCGCTGGCCGAGTTGGAGGCCGATGGCGTCGACGTAGGGAAGCTGGGTTTGGCCATCGGCCTGGAACACGGCATCACGTCGATCACACGGCTTGGCATGAAGGGCGAACGAACTCGCTGCTGCATCAGCCGCTCCGTGCTGGCCTCCGAGGCAGAACAGCGCCAGTGTAGCGGTCGCCAGACCGGCATCGGTCCCACTCTGTACAAGCACGCGCCTGAGGCCTTCCAGACCCTGTTCGGCACCAACCGTCGCCGCTCGGACTTCGACTATCCCACGGCCATCGAGGCCTTGGAGCCCAAGAAAGAGGCCAAGACGGCTTCCTTGGGGCTGGGCCTGCTGCAGACCGCAACGGTTGCCTCTGCCTCCAGTGATTTCTCGTTCCCGAGGACGCCCGCGCAGCCTTCTCGCACCCAGCAAGGCTTTTCCTGATGATGTGGTTCCAGCGGTTCGACGACCGCTTGGCGCTGGAAAAGCAGACGGTCGCGGAGCTCATGGCCGAGGGCTGGGTCAAGCGCGTCGACTGGCATGTTGACGCCCGCGAAGGCATTATCCGGGCCGACATCGACTTCGAGGCTGGCGATCAGCTGCGCGAGGCGCAGCTGATTTACCCATTCGTCTATCCGTTCGTACCGCTTCGCGTCTGTCCACGCACGTCCGGCGAGCGCTGGTCGGGCCATCAATGGCCCAGCGGGGAGCTGTGCTTGGAAATCCGCGCTGACAATTGGCACCCCGACTTCACGGCGCGCGACATGCTGATCAGCGCACGAAAGCTGCTGGACACCGAATCGCAGATCGACGGCAATGGCGTGCAACTGCAAGTACCGTCTGACCATCGCTTCACGGAGGCCCAGCGCTTGCTGGGCAGCTTCCTCCGTCTGATTATCAGCGACGGATTGAAGGCCGAGGTTCGCCGGCGCACGGAAAAGGTCCAGTTTTTGGACCTATTAACGTCGGCACATAGCTCGGCGTGGATCGTTACTGCCGTGGGCTTGATGGCCTCTGCGGACGAGGAGAGCTGGGTTGACATGAGCGTTCCCGCCCAGTTCCGCGAGAACCCGAACCGCGTCGGGCGCATCGCCGTGGTTCAGTATGGTGATGCACGACACCTGGCGTTGATCGACCCACGTCGCCCCGCTGCTGAGATCTGGGCCGAGTTTTCATCGATTCCGTTCGACAGCAACGGCATCGTGGTCGGGTTGCTCGGAGACTGCGTGCTTGCGAAGTGGTTGGACAGCGAGAAGGCCTATACCATCGCCGAGGTACCTATGGACAAACAGCAGCGCACGCCCGAGCGCAATGCGGCCGCCGGGGACAAGCGCGTGGCGATCATCGGGTGTGGGTCGATGGGCAGCAAGGTGGCTGCATCGCTGGCCCGTTCCGGAGTCACGAAGTTCATGCTCGTCGACGACGATGTGCTGACGGCCGGCAACCTGGTGCGCAATGACCTGGACTGGACCGCCGTTGGCTCCCACAAAGTCGACGGCGTCACTGCGCGGCTGCGCGCCATCAATCCCACGGTAGATGTCCAATCCTGGACCGGCCGCTTGGGCGGCCAGCATTCCACCTCCAGCCTCGAGGCCTGCCTGCGCAATCTGACCGCGTGCGACCTGATCGTGGAGACCACCGGCAGCGGCCAGGGTTTTGGCATCGCCGCCGCCGTGGCGACCCAGGATCAGGTGCCCATGGTGTGGGGCCGTGTCTTCGGCGGCGGTTTCGGCGGCTATCTCGCCCGGTGCCGCCCCGGTATCGAAGCGCCCCCCCTCGACGTCCGTCACGAGATCTGGGCATGGATGACCGATCCATCGCGGCCGAAGCCGCCCGACGACAGCGCCCTGGACTACGGTGCCGAAGCCGACGACCAAGCCGCCATGGTCGCTGACGATACTGACGTGTCGGTGATCTCCGCACATCTGGCGCGTATGGCCTTGGACATGCTGCGGCCGGTTGAAGCCTCCGACTACCCCTATTCGGTCTACTTGATCGGCCTGCGGGCAGAGTGGATCTTCAAGATGCCGTTCCAGACCTTTCCGCTACTGCTCAAGGGTGCGGTGCCGACGGCGACAAGCAAGGACTCTACGCCTGAAGGTGAGGCCCGAGCCCTTGTACCCGCAGCGGCAGACCCGGCGTGATCGACATCATCCTCAGCGCCCGGTGTGCACGAAAGCTCAAGAAGGAGCTGCGCGCAGCGGGTCGCAACGAGATTGGCGGCGTGATGGCTGGCGAACATCTGGGCAATGGTCGTTTCCTCGTCAAGGACTTGTCGGTCCAGCGGGACGGCAGCCCTACCAGGTTTGTGCGCGATCCCGCATTACATCGCAAGTTCATGCGGCGTTTCCATCTGCTCACCGGCAATCAGCCCGAGCGATTCAACTACCTGGGCGAGTGGCACTCGCACCCTAGTTTTCTGGCGTTACCCAGTGGTCCGGACGCGCGTGCCATGCTGTCGGAAATCGAGAATCCGGAGCAGGTCGCCACGTTTCTGGTGCTGCTTATCGTCAAGCTGGGCGTCGGTGGCGGGCTGATCGGATCCACGCATGCATTCCGTCGTCAGCACGGTCCCGTCCGGGTCAACCTGAAAGGGGGCGCTGGAGTGAGCGTGCGTGAAGAAGCGCCGATCACGGCGCCCGGCCCAATGCGCGTCTGGCGACGATTTGATGGTTGAGCAAAGATTTCGAAGGAGACAAACGTGAGCAGCAACACCGACCGCCTACAGACGGCGCAATGGATCTTTGAACGTCACCTCGGTTGGATCGCCGCAGCCGAAGTCAAGGTCGGCGTTATCGTCGCGCTGGATACGGCCATGCTGGGCGGCCTTGGCGCGGCCTTCAGTGCGGCCGACGTCAAGGCGCGCACCGCCTGGGCCGTCCTGTTCACTCTGACTGCATTCATCCTGCTGGTGATCGGGTTAATCTGCGCCGCCATGGCGGTGCTGCCTCGCGTCACCGGTCCCGCGAAATCGCTGTTGTTCTTCGGACGCATCGGCCCGCGAGCGGAGGCCGACTACATCAAGGATTTCAAGGCAGCCTCGATCGACGAGTGGCTCGACGACTGGGCCGCCCAGATACATCGCAATGCCCAGATCGCGTGCGCGAAGTTCAAGCACGTGCGGCTGGGCATGATCTGGTCCTTCTTGGCTATCTTGCCGTGGTTTGCGGCCATCGTAACCCTGATCCACAAGGGCTGACCGCGCGTCGGGCTGAGATGTATGTTGTGCTGTGATGTCAGCGCACAGTGTTGTGATTTTATTTCTTCTTGCTTTCTTTTCCTTACTCAAAAGAAAGTTACCCTCTACAATCTGCGCTTTTCCTAGCCGGTGCAGGTTGTCATGCAGCTCGACCAGATGCTCGCTGCGTTTGCCAGTGCGTTCAGTCAGGACCAGCGTTTATTGACGCTGCAACTGGGGGAGGGTGGCCGTTTTGGCGAACGGCTGCTGCCGCAAACGCTGCGGGCCGACGAAGTGCTGTCCAAGCCGTACCGCTACGAGCTGGAGTGCCTGTCGCCCGACGCAGAGATCGAGCTCAAGACCCTGCTGGGCCAGCCTGCCGAACTGGGCATTGAAACCGCTGACGGCGGCAGCGTGGTTCGTACAGGTATCGTCACCGCAGCAAAATCCCTGGGTTCGGATGGCGGCTTTGCCCGCTACTGTCTGATCATCGAGCCGCCACTAGCCCTGCTGCAGCATCGACGTACCAGTCGGACCCATCAGGACTTGAGCGTTCCCGACATCGTCAAAACGATCATCACCGAACACGCGGCCAGCAACCCGGTATTCCAGTCGCACTTCGCGGTCGAGTTCGAACTCGGCCAGATCTACGCACCTCGGAGTTATTGTCTTCAGTACCGCGAGTCCGACCTCGACCTGATCCAGCGATTACTGAATGAAGAGGGACTGAGCTACCGCTTCGTTCACCAAGGCGGTGATACCCCAACGGTGACGATGCGGGTGTTCGACGATGCCTACGCCTTGCCGCAACTGGCGCAAGCCAGCATCCGTTTTCACCGTGCCGACGCCACTGAAGAAGATGACACGCTCACCGCGTGGAACAGCCGCCGCCAACTCGGCAGCAACAAGGTCAGCCTGACCAGCTTCGACTACAAGCCGACCCGGACACAAGATGCCGGCGACGGCAGCCGAACCGAGCAAGGCAACGGCTCACAGGCTGAAGCCAGCTTGGAAGACTACGATGCGCCGGGCCTGTATTACGGCGATCCGGAGCAACTGCAACGCTACAGCCAACTGCGCCAACAGGCGCACGATCTGAACAAGAAGGGTTTCAGCGGCGAAGGCACCGTCCGTTCACTCGAACCCGGCCAGTGGTTCACGCTGACCAATCACCCGGCGCACGACTTCGATGCGCCGGAAGACCGCGAATTCACCGTCACCGGCTTGCGTTTCACCGCCAACAACAACCTGCCGACCGACCTGAGCCGTTTGCTGCCGTCGCAGCAAAGCGCAAAGCAATCAGGTAGTGCAGAACCAGCACCATTCGCTGCCCAGTTCGACGCCCAGCGTCGCGGTATCCCGCTCACACCGGCCTACGCCCATACCGACGCCGCCAAACCGACCAGCCTTGGCAAGCAAACCGCGACCGTTGTCGGTCCCGGTGACGGCGAGGTCCACACCGACGAACTCGGCCGCATCAAGGTGCAGTTCCACTGGCAGCGCCAGGCCGAACACCCCGAGTACGGCGCCAATCTCGACGACAAGAGCAGCTGCTGGCTGCGCGTCGCCATGCCCTCGGCCGGTGCCGGCTGGGGCCACCAGTTCATTCCCCGCGTCGGTCAGGAAGTGCTGGTCGACTTCCTCGAAGGCGACATCGACCGGCCGCTGGTCACCGGCGTCGTCTACAACGGCAGCCACCCGGTCCCGGCGTTCAGCGGCGCCGGCTCATTGCCCGCCAACAAGACCCTCTCCGGCATCAAGACCAAGGAACACGGTGGCGGTCAGTACGGCGAACTGCTGTTCGACGACACCCAGGGGGAGGTGCGCACCAAGCTCAGTTCCGAACATGGCAAGACCCAGCTCAACCAGGGCTTCCTGATCCACCCGAGATCCGATGGCAAGGGCACGCCCCGTGGCGAAGGCTTCGAACTGCGCACCGACCGGAATGGCGCGATCCGCGCCGCCAACGGCCTGCTGATCACTTCTGAGGCCGCCAACGGCGCCGGCGGCAACCAGCTCGACCGGTCCCAAGCCCAATCCCAGCTCGACGCCGCGTTCGAACTCGCCAGCAGCCTCGGCGACGTCGCCACCCACCAGCTCGCCGACACCATCGAAACCGGCCCCGAGACCATCAAGGACAACACCAAGGCGGCCAAGACCCAACAGGGCCATTTGCATCACCTGAAGGAGGCGCTGGAGAGCTGGGCCAACGGCACGAACAGCGCCAAAGACGGCAAAGGCGAGCAAGCCGGCCAACAGCCGCTGATCGTCGTCAGCGCCCCGGCCGGCCTAGCCCAGACCACGCCGAACAGCCAGGCCATCGCCGCCGGCAGCAACCTCGACCTGATCGCACAGCGCGACACCCAGCAGACTTCCGGTCGCAGATGGCTGCACAACGTCGGCGAACACATCAGCCTGTTCGTCTCAGGCGTCAAAGACCAGATCGCCCTGAAGCTGATCGCCGCCAAGGGCAAGGTTCAGGTGCAGGCGCAGAGTGACAACGTCGAGATCAACGCGGCGAAGGATATTCAGCAGTCGGCGAACCAGAAGGTCACGATCAACGCCGGTCAGGAAATCCTGCTGACCTCGGGCGGCGCCTATATCCGGCTCAAGGGCGGGAATATCGAGATTCATGCGCCGGGCAAGATTGATGTCAAAGGCGCGAGCCACAGCCTGGATGGACCGGCAAGTAAAAGCATGCCGCTTCCCATGTTTCCGAATAAGGAGGGGCTTGGTCAAATCGAGCTGTTCCATCTGTATGAGAACAAGGAAGCGATCAAGGGTGGCAAGTACGTGCTGACGGATCTGAAGGGCAAGCGGCACGAAGGCATGCTGGATGACCAAGGCTACGCTGCGGTGTCAGGGGTGCCATTGGGGGCTGTGAGTGTTCGCTTTCTGAGCGATCCCCGGCAGACCCAGGCTTCAAAGGGCACTTTCCCGTTTCCTGAGCTGAAGGATGATGTGGCGCCGGCTGCCGCCACCGCTCAACAGGCTGCACAACAGCTGACTGCGCTTTTGCCGGGCAGGCAAAACAACACCGATCAGTTAGCTGCGCAAGCCATTGGCGCAGCAAGGAACGGAGCGAGCGCCGGAGAAGCCTCTGCGGCACTTTCTCAAGCAGACAAGATCGCCGATACCGCTGCGCAGGTGCGCGACTTGTTGAATTCCGCCCGTAAGTTGAAGAAATAAACGCGTATTGCAACGTACTGATTCGAACGACAAAGGCGATTCACGCCTGGAGATAGACCCGTCATGACCGCCCCTCGGCAAGCCGCTTTCGTCCCTTATTCCAAAGAAATCATTGCCGATACGCGAGCTGCAGTGGGTGGTTTTGATGCCTGGCTACGCAAGCTCACCGACAATCACGTCACGCTGGACGATTTGCAAAATGTTGCTGGTGCGCTGCCGGTTGTGGGCAATCTGATCGCCGCTGGCGATCTGCTGGTTGATTTGTACGAGATTTCGCAAAAGCGGGACAAAGCGGACTTCGTCGATTGGATGGGCGTCGGCATCAATGGCATTGGTCTGATTCCAGCCCCTGGTACCGCTGCACTGCGGGTCACCATGCGTCCGGTCTTGGGTGGTGTACGCATGGCACTCATCCGCTCGGGCAAAGTGATTGGCCCGGCGCTCGTGGATACGATCGTTGCCCATATTTTGGCAAGCAAGGCACTGGCTGAAAAAGTGGAAGACGCAGTGCAGAAAATGATGACCGTGCTGCCCGGCGTGCTAAAGGATGTCGCCGATTTCGTGAGCAAAGTCATCGACCAGTTTGCCGGCTTTCTGCGGCAAATTGTGACCGGTCAGGTTGGCAAATATCGCGCGGTGCCCAAGGGGGCGGTGCCGGGCAAAGGCAGTTTCGTGCGTAACCCCCAAGTGCAGCTCAAGAGCATGTTTGGCGCGGTTTGTGCGTTCTATCGCGAAGCGGCGACCGCCGTCGCGTCCAAAGCCGCTTCGATGATGCTGAACGAAAAGGCCAAGAAAACCATCCTGGGCTTGCTCGACTACCTGACCAAATCGCTCAAGCCCATGATCGCCGGCAAGATCACGGCCCTGGCGAGCGAGACTGCAAAAGACAGTCTGATGGCGCTGCTCAAGCTGTTGCTGGCCGCCATTAAAAAGCGCTTTAGCAAAGCCAAGGCCCAAGGCGCCGCACTACCGGGCAAGCGCGGCAAGGTCGTGCACCGACAAGACCAAAAAACCATGGAGTACACCAGCAAGCAGGAGGCCGCAGCACGCAGTGCCAATAGCTGCAAATCCTGCGCGGGCGGTGCCAGCAGCGCCAACAAATCCAAGCACTCGATTGGCTACGCCTTGGGTGACGAGACGCTCTCGCATACCGATTTCGTACTGCCTGGCGTGATGCCCTTGGTCTGGCTGCGCACCTACAATTCTCGTTTGGCAATGTTTGACGATGGCGAGTTGGGCGCACGCTGGATTACGGCACAGACCACCCGCTTTGACCTGGTCGTCGAAGACGGCAGCGGCAAGTTGGTCTACCACGACGCCGAGGGTCGCACGCTCGAGTACCCAGCGCTGGAAGTCGGTGCACATCACCAGGATCGCACCGAAGGGTTGATGCTCAGCCGCGTAGCCGAAGACCTGCTGACGGTCACCCGCGGTCACGAGCTGCTCGAAGTGTATGAGCTGCATGGTCAACGCTTCCAACTGGCGCTGCTGAAAGACCGGGCCGGCAACACGTTGGCGCAAAGCTACGACGCAACGGGCCGGCTGACACGCATCGTTTTGGGCGACGGTAGCGGTGCGGTACTGGAGCGTGATGATGCCGGCCGAATCAGCCGCATTCTGTCGCTCCCCACCGACGATGCGCCGATCCCGCGGGTGCTGGCCAGTTACGTCTACGACGCCCAGGGCGACCTGGTTTCGGCAACCGACGAGAATGGCCACACCCGTGAATACCGCTATCAGCACCACCTGATTACCCGCTACACCGATCGTACGGGGCGTGGCATCAATCTGGAATGGGACGGCGTGACCGCCTCTGCTCGGGCCATTCGCGAATATGCCGATGGCGGCAGCGATGAAATCCGTCTGCGCTGGGACGACAATATCCGCCTCACCGTGGTGACCGACGCGTACGGTGGCGAAACCTGGTACTACGCCGATTTGCTGGGTTTCACCTATCGGGTGATTTACCCCGACTTCAGCGAAGAATGGTTCTTCCGAGATGATCACAAAAACCTGATCAAGCATACCCATCCCGACGGCACCAACGACCGTTACGCCTACGACGAGCGCGACAACCTGGTTGAGCACATCCGCCCCGACGGCAGCATGGTGCGGATGGTCTACGACGCGCAAGATCAGCTGATCGAGATCATCGACCCGCTGGAATACAGCTGGCGACGGCAGTACGACGACAAGGGCAATCTGGCCAAGGAAATCGACCCCAAAGGCCGCGAAACCCAGTACGCCTACAATGCGCAAGGCCTGCCGGTGCAGATCAAGGATGCCAAGGGCGGCGTCAAGCAATTGGCCTACAACGCCAGCGGCCAGCTGCTGAGCTATACCGATTGCTCCGGCAAAGCCACGAGTTGGCAATATGATGCACGCGGCCGCGTGCAGACCGCGACCGATGCGGCCGGTGGCCTCACGCAATATCACTACGGCAAGGATGGCAACCTCGCCAGTGTGCAAAACCCGGACGGCAGTTGGAGCAAGCTGGAGTACGACGCCGAGGGGCGGCTGCTTACCCACACCGATACGCTGGATCGTGCCACCCGCTACGGCTATGACAAGGCCGGCCGCATCAGTGCCCGAACCGATGCGCTGAATCAGCAGCTGGGTTACAGCTACGACAAGCTCGGCCGGCTGACCACGCTGGTGAATGAAAACGGCGACAGCTACCGCTTCGCCTATGATCCGGTCGGCCGGCTGCTGGAAGAAACCGCCTTCGACGGCATGCGCACCGCCTACCAGTACGAAACCGCCAGTGACCGGCTGCTGAGCGTGAACGAAGCCGGCCAGCAAACCGATCTCGACTACGATCATTCGGGCCGGCTGCTGCGCCGCCGTAGCGGCGCCAGCGAAGAAAGCTTCCGCTACGACCCGCTGGGGCGACTGGCCGAAGCGCGCAATCGCTACAGCACCGTGCATTTCTGGTTTGACGAAGTCGGCAGCCTCGATCGGGAAAGCCATCACTACCGGCTGTTCGGGCAAACCCGCCAGTTCGACTGGCGGCACGAATACGACGAACTCGACAACCGCATTGCTAGCGTGCGCCCGGACGGCAGCCGGGTCGACTGGCTGACCTACGGCAGCGGCCATGTCCACGGCGTGTTGTGGAATAGCAAGGAGCTTGCCAGCTTCGAGCGTGACGACCTGCACCGCGAAACCGCGCGCACGCTGGCCAACCGGCTCAGCACCACCACCGAGTACGACGCCATGGGGCGCGTCCTGCAGCAGCAGGTCAGCGGTGCCACGCAGATCAACCGCCGCTACCGTTACGACCTGGTCGACCAGTTGCTCAGCATCAGCGACAGCCGCAGCGGCGATACCAGCTACCGCTACGACCCGGTCGGTCGGCTATTGGCTGCGGTCAGTCCCCAGCATAGCGAAAGCTTCGCTTTCGACCCGGCCAGCAACGTGGTCGACCCCGGTCGTCCGCAGCAAGCCCGCAGCAGCGCCGCGACCAGCGGCAGCACGCTCCCACCGCAGGTGCCCAAGGCATTGGGCAACCTGCTCAAAGACTATGCCGGCACACACTTCGACTACGACGCGCGCGGCAATCTGATCCGAAAGCAGAACGGTGGCGAGGTCAGCCGCTTCAGCTGGGACGAGTTCAACCGACTGACAAAGGCAGAAACCGAAAAGGGCCGCGCTGAATATGCCTACGACGCGTTCGGCCGTCGTATCGGCAAGCAAACCGCCGGCGCCACCACGCTATTCCTGTGGGATGGTGACGTACTGGCGAGCGAAGATGATGGCACAACGCAACGTCATTACTTATTCGAAGCCAATTCATTCGTGCCACTGGCGCAGGTGGTGCAGCGGGACGGGCAAAAACACACTGGCTACTACCACGTTGACCACCTCGGCACGCCGCAACTCTTGACCGACGCCGCCGGCCAGATCGCCTGGAGTGCCGAATACAAGGCTTGGGGTGAGGCAAAAGAAGCAATCAGCGATGCCGCCAAGGCTGCCGGGATGCAAAACCCGCTGCGCTTCCAGGGCCAGTATGCGGACGAGGAGACCGGGCTACACTACAACCGCCATCGCTACTACGATCCGGAAGTCGGCCGGTTTGTGAGCAAGGACCCGATTGGTTTGCTGGGTGGGTTGAATACGCATGCATATGCGCCAAATCCAGTGGGATGGGTGGACCCGCGCGGCCTTGCTCCGTCGAAACCGAATGCAGGTAAAAAGTGCCAGAAATGTGATCCATGCGCTGGGAAAGATCCAGCAAAAACCGCGAAAAGCTGGCAAGGAACCGCGCCCTATAGTGGCGTTGATTCATATAGAAACACGGTGGTAAAAAAGGGGACGGTTTTACATACACTTTACCCACATGGAAATGCGCCAGGGAATTACTTGGTGAAATCAACAGAAGTCTTGAAAAACGGAAATGCTAAAGATTACAATGATGCACTGCAACTTTCTCACGAAGGCAATACACCTGGAGCACGACCGATGCGAACTAGTGTTCATGCATACGTGGTAAAAGAAGATACCTGCATGGCAGTAGGGGCCGCGAGGGCGAATCCGCATTTGGGCGCCGGCGGCGGGGTTCAATATTTCATCGAGAATGGCGACAAGGGCAATTTAATTGATACTGGAAAGATGGTTAAATTATCATGAAGCCTAATTTCATGGTTGACGACTTGGGAGTTACTCTCAATGGCCTGAGGCTTGCTGTTGTCGATTCAGGTCTCCTGAAAGAACAGTTGCGGAGAGCTGGATCTAAGGAAATGGTAAATGGAAATTATGTTTATTATTACCTCGACGTAGAGTTTCTTTCAGAGCCGTTCCTGCTCTGTTGCAGGTTTGACAAGGGAGAGATAGCGTCGATATGGTTAAAATGGTTATCCGGTAGTTGTGCCAAGCTTGGATTCGATTCCACTGAGGCGCAGCTACTTTCCGATACCAATCACATAAAAAATCGCATCCGCAAAACAAACTTATTTTCCTTGGTCGAAGAAGGATATAATTTTGCAGTTTTTTCCTTCAAGAAAGGAGTATTAAGAATTGGAGCGTCATTGCAAAATTTTGAAGTAAACATTGAAATTTTTGCAAAAAAATAATCGATATTTATTTTAGAGAAACTCAGAATTTCATTGTGACTTTGAGTCGTCATTCTTATGATCCAACAAAAATTAAGTTAATGCCGCGGTGCAGCACAAGCAGCGGGGCCAGTACAAGGTACCCTACGCCTCAATCAGCAGGGTAGATTCAAAAAACTCAACTGTCGATAGAGGGTTTTATGAGTAAATTATTTGTGCTGAGGGGTGTTTTAGCCAGTCCAAGCAAACATAACGGATGGCTATGCCTTAAAGGTATCCCTGCTCTGTTGAATTCGGAATGTTTGTTTTACGTTGCCAATCTCGAACTCAGCCCAGAGGAGGAGGTTGCTGAGTGCGAAGAGACCAAAAATCTTGGTTGGATATCCACTATTTCAAGAGGGGATATTGAAGATATTGTTGGCAATGTAGATCAGTAATTGGATGTGGCTGAGTTGAGTGATTATTTAATGGCACTAAATTACTACATTGAAAATGATGCATTCATCGAGTTTTGAACTCAGCGCCTTTGTTGCACGAGCTTGTGTCTGAGCTCCGCCGAGCCGAGCAACTGGCTGGATTGACTGCCTTGGCTGCGGCGCGAGGCGGCCGATGCTTGTCGTCGATTTACACCAATGCGGATACCACGCTCGTATGGCAGTGCGCGCAAGGCCATGTTTGGCCTGCTCGTCCCCGAAACATCCGTTCGGGGCAGTGGTGTC
This window of the Jeongeupia sp. USM3 genome carries:
- a CDS encoding RHS repeat-associated core domain-containing protein produces the protein MTAPRQAAFVPYSKEIIADTRAAVGGFDAWLRKLTDNHVTLDDLQNVAGALPVVGNLIAAGDLLVDLYEISQKRDKADFVDWMGVGINGIGLIPAPGTAALRVTMRPVLGGVRMALIRSGKVIGPALVDTIVAHILASKALAEKVEDAVQKMMTVLPGVLKDVADFVSKVIDQFAGFLRQIVTGQVGKYRAVPKGAVPGKGSFVRNPQVQLKSMFGAVCAFYREAATAVASKAASMMLNEKAKKTILGLLDYLTKSLKPMIAGKITALASETAKDSLMALLKLLLAAIKKRFSKAKAQGAALPGKRGKVVHRQDQKTMEYTSKQEAAARSANSCKSCAGGASSANKSKHSIGYALGDETLSHTDFVLPGVMPLVWLRTYNSRLAMFDDGELGARWITAQTTRFDLVVEDGSGKLVYHDAEGRTLEYPALEVGAHHQDRTEGLMLSRVAEDLLTVTRGHELLEVYELHGQRFQLALLKDRAGNTLAQSYDATGRLTRIVLGDGSGAVLERDDAGRISRILSLPTDDAPIPRVLASYVYDAQGDLVSATDENGHTREYRYQHHLITRYTDRTGRGINLEWDGVTASARAIREYADGGSDEIRLRWDDNIRLTVVTDAYGGETWYYADLLGFTYRVIYPDFSEEWFFRDDHKNLIKHTHPDGTNDRYAYDERDNLVEHIRPDGSMVRMVYDAQDQLIEIIDPLEYSWRRQYDDKGNLAKEIDPKGRETQYAYNAQGLPVQIKDAKGGVKQLAYNASGQLLSYTDCSGKATSWQYDARGRVQTATDAAGGLTQYHYGKDGNLASVQNPDGSWSKLEYDAEGRLLTHTDTLDRATRYGYDKAGRISARTDALNQQLGYSYDKLGRLTTLVNENGDSYRFAYDPVGRLLEETAFDGMRTAYQYETASDRLLSVNEAGQQTDLDYDHSGRLLRRRSGASEESFRYDPLGRLAEARNRYSTVHFWFDEVGSLDRESHHYRLFGQTRQFDWRHEYDELDNRIASVRPDGSRVDWLTYGSGHVHGVLWNSKELASFERDDLHRETARTLANRLSTTTEYDAMGRVLQQQVSGATQINRRYRYDLVDQLLSISDSRSGDTSYRYDPVGRLLAAVSPQHSESFAFDPASNVVDPGRPQQARSSAATSGSTLPPQVPKALGNLLKDYAGTHFDYDARGNLIRKQNGGEVSRFSWDEFNRLTKAETEKGRAEYAYDAFGRRIGKQTAGATTLFLWDGDVLASEDDGTTQRHYLFEANSFVPLAQVVQRDGQKHTGYYHVDHLGTPQLLTDAAGQIAWSAEYKAWGEAKEAISDAAKAAGMQNPLRFQGQYADEETGLHYNRHRYYDPEVGRFVSKDPIGLLGGLNTHAYAPNPVGWVDPRGLAPSKPNAGKKCQKCDPCAGKDPAKTAKSWQGTAPYSGVDSYRNTVVKKGTVLHTLYPHGNAPGNYLVKSTEVLKNGNAKDYNDALQLSHEGNTPGARPMRTSVHAYVVKEDTCMAVGAARANPHLGAGGGVQYFIENGDKGNLIDTGKMVKLS